One genomic segment of bacterium includes these proteins:
- a CDS encoding tetratricopeptide repeat protein, protein MHKTKAAVARAPGAFSIVLTGLLVVTGGAGCFPRNQETSKERSKVYEDVAREAGINHSHLKPILDPKLDNIMSWMASVGAAVAAGDYNNDGWIDLYFTNSRKDEPNYLYRNNGDGTFSEEARPAGLADVNGEAGTSMDAVWGDYDNDGWADLYLVRWGRDALFHNRGDGTFNEVSDELFQRTDGAPGLDWANGNAAIFLDYDRDGRLDIYVGNYFKPVDLWNLADTRIMHDSFERSRNGGGNFLYRQLGDGTFREVAGELALDDAGWTLAVGAGDLDGDGWPDLYCADDFGPDQLFLGGPGGVFRNVSDTALGYDTKKGMNADFGDFNNDGWLDVYVTNITTAEYLQEGNMLWYNRGPGDEGVLRLTDVSLEAGAYDGGWAWGAKFLDYDNDGDLDIASVNGFISAGEESYWYDLASWTVVGDDPTNSRNWPPIGDRSFSGYERMRMWRNDGLDSFDEQSRAVGLDSTRDGRGIAVIDYDNDGDLDLAIANQGAAPHLYRNEAPTQKRWLEIALEVDPATGVNRDGLGTRVTLATSEGLQVREREGGNGYAGQSEPRLHFGLGPVERVDLIEVRWPDGGRQYWEDVATNRLLTARQDPARYTEDSRIAPETPSWIPPLPPERPAPPEIEPAELERRLSQMEGRLRSPPPLDHALAGAYRLRASTYDRHDRALAFLERLASEGADPEARIELSLAYVDKIPTCGGLAAVVCKGSLAKKGLDRLDSVLDEDPDSWLALYSRGMNHLHWPRALRHSDAAARDLERCAELQERSGLVKPWHLRTWLALGQAYAKAGRFEEARSSWRRGLERFPGAAGLLEHLGIAEDEKLLDYVLEKRSLEQPIDTDVSFFDGLS, encoded by the coding sequence GTGCACAAAACGAAAGCTGCTGTGGCCCGAGCTCCTGGTGCCTTCTCGATCGTGCTGACAGGCCTGCTTGTCGTCACCGGCGGAGCCGGTTGCTTTCCTCGCAACCAGGAGACGTCGAAGGAGAGGTCGAAGGTCTACGAAGACGTAGCCCGCGAGGCAGGCATCAACCACTCGCACCTGAAGCCGATCCTCGATCCCAAGCTCGACAACATCATGTCCTGGATGGCGAGCGTCGGCGCGGCCGTGGCCGCCGGTGACTACAACAACGACGGCTGGATCGATCTCTATTTCACCAACTCTCGCAAAGACGAGCCGAACTATCTCTATCGAAACAACGGTGACGGCACGTTTTCCGAGGAGGCGCGGCCGGCGGGCCTGGCCGACGTGAACGGCGAAGCCGGCACCAGCATGGACGCCGTCTGGGGCGACTACGACAACGACGGTTGGGCCGACCTCTATCTCGTACGCTGGGGGCGCGACGCTTTGTTTCACAATCGGGGTGACGGGACCTTCAACGAGGTCAGTGATGAGCTCTTTCAGCGTACCGACGGCGCGCCCGGTCTCGACTGGGCCAACGGCAACGCGGCGATCTTTCTCGACTACGACCGCGATGGGCGTCTGGACATCTACGTCGGCAACTACTTCAAGCCGGTCGATCTCTGGAACCTGGCAGACACTCGCATCATGCACGATAGTTTTGAGAGGTCGCGCAACGGCGGCGGCAACTTCCTCTACCGGCAGCTGGGCGACGGGACGTTTCGTGAGGTCGCCGGTGAACTGGCGCTCGACGACGCGGGTTGGACCCTGGCGGTCGGCGCGGGAGATCTGGATGGCGATGGTTGGCCGGATCTCTACTGCGCCGACGATTTCGGTCCCGACCAGCTCTTTCTCGGTGGCCCCGGTGGCGTTTTTCGAAACGTCTCCGATACGGCACTGGGCTATGACACGAAGAAGGGCATGAACGCCGATTTCGGCGACTTCAACAACGACGGCTGGCTTGATGTCTACGTCACCAACATCACCACCGCCGAGTACCTGCAGGAAGGCAACATGCTCTGGTACAACCGTGGGCCGGGAGACGAGGGCGTGCTCCGTCTGACCGACGTTTCCCTCGAGGCCGGCGCCTACGACGGCGGCTGGGCCTGGGGCGCCAAGTTCCTGGACTACGACAACGACGGCGACCTCGACATCGCGTCGGTGAACGGTTTCATCTCCGCCGGCGAAGAAAGCTACTGGTACGACCTGGCGTCGTGGACGGTGGTCGGCGACGATCCGACCAACTCCCGCAACTGGCCGCCGATCGGCGACCGCTCGTTCTCGGGCTACGAGCGAATGCGGATGTGGCGCAACGACGGCTTGGACTCCTTTGATGAGCAGTCTCGAGCCGTAGGGCTGGACAGTACCCGCGACGGCCGCGGCATTGCCGTTATCGACTACGACAACGATGGCGATCTCGATCTAGCGATCGCCAACCAGGGAGCTGCTCCGCATCTCTATCGCAACGAGGCCCCGACGCAGAAACGTTGGCTCGAGATCGCCCTCGAGGTCGATCCGGCGACCGGGGTCAATCGGGACGGCCTAGGCACGCGAGTCACCCTGGCAACCTCGGAGGGCCTCCAGGTGCGCGAGCGTGAAGGCGGCAATGGTTACGCAGGCCAGAGTGAGCCCCGTTTGCACTTCGGCCTCGGCCCGGTCGAGCGAGTCGATCTGATCGAGGTTCGGTGGCCGGACGGCGGTCGCCAGTACTGGGAGGACGTGGCGACCAACCGATTGCTCACCGCTCGGCAGGACCCGGCTCGCTATACCGAGGACTCGCGCATCGCTCCGGAGACTCCGAGTTGGATTCCGCCCCTGCCGCCAGAGCGTCCGGCACCGCCCGAAATCGAGCCCGCCGAGCTCGAGCGGCGGCTGTCCCAAATGGAAGGACGATTGAGGTCGCCGCCGCCGCTCGACCACGCCCTGGCCGGCGCCTACCGGCTCCGGGCCTCGACCTATGACAGGCACGATCGGGCACTCGCGTTCCTCGAGCGGCTGGCATCCGAAGGTGCAGATCCGGAGGCACGGATCGAGCTGTCTCTGGCGTATGTCGACAAGATCCCGACCTGTGGTGGCCTTGCCGCGGTGGTCTGCAAAGGCAGCCTCGCCAAGAAGGGCCTCGACCGTTTGGACTCGGTTCTGGACGAAGATCCCGATTCGTGGCTCGCGCTCTACTCGAGGGGGATGAACCACCTGCATTGGCCGCGGGCGCTACGACATTCGGATGCCGCCGCCCGCGACCTCGAGCGCTGCGCCGAGCTTCAGGAGCGCTCGGGCCTGGTGAAGCCCTGGCACCTGCGCACCTGGCTGGCCCTGGGCCAGGCCTACGCCAAGGCCGGACGCTTCGAAGAGGCTCGCAGCAGCTGGCGGCGCGGGCTCGAGCGTTTTCCCGGAGCCGCCGGGCTTTTGGAGCACCTGGGTATTGCCGAAGACGAGAAGCTGCTCGACTACGTTCTCGAGAAGCGCAGTCTCGAGCAGCCGATCGATACCGACGTCTCGTTCTTCGACGGTCTATCTTGA
- a CDS encoding tetratricopeptide repeat protein, protein MTRACRLRLATTLAVTGLSILPACRQEVAEESTREFERATSLGQAHFENRDARSAVASFSRATELEAASAPAWRNLARAYLLARDEEAAEAALERAASITPEAASTSYLLGLTLARRSRFEEALPHLEAAVRLDPRTAALRFQLASAYQATGNHENSTGQLRETLALDPLHAGAHYKLLGYARRADDSEALAFHQHELERLRRLFGDESRTPEVLEKCVHTLAETGPRSFRPVVEPLAVRFRDVTGETFDSEADRVALASTVAAAVLEVDPSARVTIFTVQNGGGASLLSADRDGWVRKSIDLPPWNLGTGAEVWVAVGDFHNVVPATVRYDPAIHAANDVLILHPEGARLLRATGGSRFEDITVAAGLGNLKGHQARWVDYEYDGDLDLAVAAATGVELWQNDGEGRFVEVSAAVGIVDPASAIDLATADLDGNLGVDLVVAHGPFPTRVFENQRAGEFRGLPVPPGPWPEARVVLADDVDNDGHVDSILIHRTGVTIMPGAGAGRVHLELPDLEPETAALVDIDNDGWLDLLVGGLTVGHTDAAGTGGFRLWRNMGSGAWRDVTAETGLDARTGRVLQVARVDFDADGDTDLLATTEAGLRLWQNDGGNRNRQLKIRLQGTKTNPAGLDARLELRQGAFRVSRVVSTLPIEIGIGQRDALDAVRVVWTNGIVDNQIDPALNGGVVTVVEKNVATGSCPFLYAWDGERFRFVTDVLGNSPVGLSIMRGVPLDADPDELVWIGPESELEPRDGAFILQVTEEMREVLYLDQARLVAVDHDRDVEVHSIDKLMPAPFPPSELHALTGLRTAVSALGSDGVDRTSELAELDGVFAPSGVPLPPPWRGTTRPLALDLDFGNLDTERPLVLALTGWLQYGDASTNIALSQGSPAKVIPPRLEAETASGWRSLDVIVGMPAGKTKTILVDLEGKLPPGSRRLRLATSFEIRWDRIALGEHLPATAFTRHNATPVAASLAWRGFSEIRSRRANHPTTPDFEAVSDHPPWRHALEGWATRYGDVLDLVRERDGRLAIVGGGDAVELAFPADAFPPPVDDRVRTFFFFSVGWDKDGDHNVIDGDKIGPFPEASSADSDWRLDYNTRWRPRDLFAEGSKPSR, encoded by the coding sequence ATGACCCGGGCCTGCCGACTCCGCCTCGCCACGACCCTGGCCGTGACCGGGCTTTCGATACTGCCGGCTTGCCGGCAGGAGGTGGCCGAGGAATCCACAAGAGAGTTCGAGCGGGCGACAAGCCTGGGTCAGGCCCATTTCGAGAACCGCGACGCCCGCAGTGCCGTCGCGTCCTTCTCTCGTGCGACCGAGCTCGAGGCCGCGTCCGCGCCCGCCTGGCGCAACCTCGCCCGGGCCTACCTCCTGGCGCGCGACGAGGAGGCCGCCGAGGCGGCCCTGGAGCGCGCGGCCTCGATCACGCCGGAGGCGGCTTCCACCAGCTACCTCTTGGGCCTCACCCTTGCCCGCCGCTCGCGGTTCGAAGAAGCGCTGCCGCATCTCGAGGCAGCGGTCCGGCTCGATCCGCGTACGGCAGCCCTGCGCTTTCAGCTCGCCTCCGCCTACCAGGCCACCGGCAATCACGAGAACTCTACGGGACAGCTGCGCGAAACCCTGGCTCTGGACCCACTTCACGCCGGCGCTCACTACAAGCTCCTGGGGTACGCGCGGCGCGCCGACGACTCGGAAGCCCTGGCATTCCACCAGCACGAGCTGGAGCGCCTGCGCCGCCTCTTCGGCGACGAGAGCCGGACCCCCGAGGTGCTCGAGAAGTGCGTCCATACCCTGGCAGAAACCGGGCCGCGATCTTTCCGGCCAGTCGTCGAGCCGCTAGCGGTGCGTTTCCGCGATGTCACCGGCGAGACCTTCGACTCTGAAGCGGATCGCGTCGCCCTGGCCTCGACGGTGGCGGCGGCGGTGCTCGAAGTCGACCCGTCGGCAAGGGTGACGATCTTCACTGTCCAGAACGGTGGCGGTGCCAGCCTCCTCAGCGCCGATCGTGACGGGTGGGTCCGGAAGTCCATCGACCTCCCACCCTGGAACCTCGGAACCGGCGCAGAAGTGTGGGTGGCGGTCGGCGACTTCCACAACGTCGTTCCAGCGACGGTCCGGTACGACCCGGCGATCCACGCGGCCAACGACGTTCTCATCCTGCATCCCGAGGGCGCCCGCCTGTTACGCGCGACCGGCGGCAGCCGCTTCGAGGACATAACGGTCGCGGCCGGCCTCGGAAATCTTAAAGGGCATCAGGCGCGCTGGGTTGACTACGAGTATGACGGCGATCTCGACCTGGCGGTGGCGGCCGCCACGGGCGTCGAGCTCTGGCAAAACGACGGTGAGGGCCGGTTCGTCGAAGTGTCTGCCGCGGTCGGGATCGTCGACCCGGCTTCAGCGATCGACCTGGCCACCGCTGATCTTGACGGCAACCTCGGGGTCGATCTTGTTGTCGCCCATGGGCCTTTCCCGACCCGAGTGTTCGAGAACCAGCGCGCCGGCGAGTTCCGCGGGCTCCCAGTGCCACCCGGCCCCTGGCCAGAGGCCCGAGTGGTGCTGGCCGACGACGTCGACAACGACGGCCACGTCGACTCGATTCTCATCCATCGCACCGGTGTGACGATCATGCCCGGTGCGGGAGCAGGACGCGTGCATCTCGAGCTCCCGGACCTAGAGCCCGAGACCGCCGCGCTCGTCGACATCGACAATGACGGCTGGCTGGATCTTCTGGTGGGTGGTTTGACGGTAGGACATACGGACGCGGCCGGGACCGGCGGCTTTCGTCTCTGGCGCAACATGGGCTCTGGAGCCTGGCGAGACGTGACCGCGGAGACCGGACTCGATGCTCGAACCGGCCGTGTACTTCAAGTTGCCCGTGTCGACTTCGATGCCGATGGCGACACGGATCTCCTGGCGACGACCGAGGCCGGCTTGAGGCTCTGGCAGAACGACGGCGGCAATCGCAATCGTCAGCTCAAGATTCGGCTCCAGGGCACCAAGACGAACCCCGCGGGTCTCGACGCCCGTCTCGAGCTCCGACAGGGCGCCTTTCGCGTCAGCCGAGTCGTGAGCACTCTGCCGATCGAGATCGGCATCGGTCAACGAGACGCGCTCGACGCGGTCCGAGTGGTCTGGACGAACGGCATCGTCGACAATCAGATCGATCCGGCACTGAACGGGGGCGTTGTGACCGTGGTCGAGAAAAACGTCGCCACCGGCTCTTGTCCGTTTCTCTACGCTTGGGACGGCGAGCGCTTTCGTTTCGTCACCGACGTGCTCGGCAACTCACCGGTCGGACTGTCGATCATGAGAGGCGTCCCGCTCGATGCTGACCCCGACGAACTCGTGTGGATCGGTCCCGAATCAGAACTCGAGCCTCGAGACGGCGCCTTCATCCTGCAGGTGACCGAAGAGATGCGCGAGGTTCTCTACCTCGACCAGGCACGTCTGGTGGCGGTCGATCACGATCGAGACGTGGAGGTTCATTCGATCGACAAGCTGATGCCGGCTCCTTTCCCCCCGTCCGAGCTCCACGCACTGACCGGTCTCCGGACGGCAGTCAGCGCCCTGGGAAGCGACGGCGTCGATCGGACCTCCGAGCTGGCGGAGCTGGACGGAGTGTTCGCTCCCTCGGGAGTTCCCCTACCGCCACCCTGGAGAGGCACGACCCGGCCCCTGGCCCTCGACCTCGACTTTGGCAACCTCGACACCGAACGCCCGCTGGTGCTGGCTCTCACCGGATGGCTCCAGTACGGCGACGCCAGCACCAACATCGCTCTTTCCCAGGGATCGCCCGCCAAGGTCATCCCGCCGCGGCTGGAAGCCGAGACCGCCAGCGGCTGGAGATCTCTGGATGTCATTGTCGGCATGCCCGCAGGTAAGACCAAGACCATTCTGGTGGACCTCGAGGGCAAGCTGCCGCCTGGAAGCCGGCGCCTCAGGCTCGCGACCAGCTTCGAGATCCGCTGGGACCGGATCGCCCTGGGCGAGCACCTGCCGGCGACGGCCTTCACACGTCACAACGCTACTCCGGTAGCGGCTTCGCTCGCCTGGCGGGGTTTCTCGGAGATCCGCTCGCGCCGGGCCAACCATCCCACGACCCCCGACTTCGAGGCGGTCTCGGACCACCCCCCCTGGCGCCACGCGCTCGAGGGTTGGGCCACTCGCTACGGTGACGTCCTCGATCTCGTCCGCGAGCGCGACGGTCGTCTGGCGATTGTCGGCGGCGGCGATGCGGTCGAGCTGGCCTTCCCCGCTGACGCCTTTCCTCCCCCGGTCGACGACCGCGTTCGGACATTCTTCTTCTTCTCGGTGGGCTGGGACAAGGACGGCGATCACAACGTCATCGACGGCGACAAGATCGGTCCCTTCCCGGAGGCCTCCTCGGCCGATTCCGATTGGCGCCTCGACTACAACACTCGCTGGAGACCGCGAGACCTGTTCGCCGAAGGCTCGAAGCCTTCAAGATAG
- a CDS encoding acyl-CoA thioesterase, whose protein sequence is MTPQPFFEIRHVVGFEETNLVGNVYYVNHFSWQGRCREMFLREHCPGLLEELNDDLVLVTTRCACDYFGQLSAFDEVAIRMRLAEMAQNRITMRFEYFRQGERAEELVARGEQQIACMRRQDGGIVPTPVPAELKAALEPFSAE, encoded by the coding sequence GTGACGCCTCAGCCCTTCTTCGAGATTCGCCATGTGGTCGGCTTCGAGGAGACCAATCTGGTTGGCAACGTCTACTATGTCAACCACTTCAGCTGGCAGGGGCGTTGCCGGGAGATGTTCCTGCGCGAGCACTGCCCAGGGCTTCTCGAAGAACTGAACGACGACCTGGTTCTTGTCACGACCCGATGCGCCTGCGACTACTTCGGGCAGCTCTCCGCATTCGACGAGGTTGCGATCCGCATGCGGCTGGCGGAGATGGCGCAGAACCGGATCACCATGCGCTTCGAGTATTTCCGCCAAGGCGAGAGAGCCGAGGAGTTGGTCGCCCGCGGCGAGCAGCAGATAGCTTGCATGCGGCGACAGGACGGAGGCATCGTACCGACCCCGGTGCCCGCCGAGCTCAAGGCGGCTCTCGAACCCTTCTCGGCCGAATAG
- a CDS encoding tyrosine-type recombinase/integrase, with protein sequence MRKRITKRSVDALRAGARPVFLWDTDVTGFGCKATPAGKKVFIFQYRRKGQDPKTAPRRITLGKYGEITPDRAQAIAANLRLEVKAGGDPAAAWRPGESPTVSDLAERFLQEYLPTKKRPPRDSTIRYYETLFRCHVLPELGAVPVGTVTPTDVEKLHAAMRSTPYVANRTLSLLQQAFDQAERWGWRPQHTNPALHIDRYPEERRGAKKEVMLDAEQMAELLKAIEAEEQAGGNPTACAAIRVVFWTGWRIGEVLRLEWENLDMEGGVAKLLKTKAAEEEYRQLPTEALAVLEQLSQEAHSRWVFPGRNPEEHLESVRKPWSKIRKRAGLDHLDGLGPLRLHDLRHNVVSWDVSRGVPLEIAGKNVGHRSRRSTEVYAHFAPDALKRAADDRTRAMRTAVEASTHGGDTRSE encoded by the coding sequence ATGCGCAAGCGAATCACCAAGCGCTCGGTCGATGCGCTCCGCGCTGGTGCCCGTCCAGTCTTCCTATGGGACACCGATGTCACCGGCTTCGGCTGCAAGGCCACGCCTGCCGGCAAGAAGGTGTTCATTTTCCAGTACCGGAGAAAAGGCCAGGACCCGAAGACCGCACCGAGACGTATCACGCTCGGCAAGTACGGCGAGATCACCCCCGATCGGGCTCAGGCCATCGCCGCGAATCTCCGCCTTGAGGTCAAGGCCGGCGGCGATCCGGCCGCTGCTTGGAGACCCGGGGAGTCTCCGACCGTCTCGGACCTCGCCGAGCGCTTCCTCCAGGAGTACCTCCCCACCAAGAAGCGCCCGCCCCGAGATTCGACGATCCGCTACTACGAGACCCTCTTCCGCTGCCATGTGCTGCCCGAGCTCGGTGCCGTGCCCGTTGGAACTGTGACGCCCACGGACGTCGAGAAGCTCCACGCAGCGATGCGGTCAACCCCCTACGTCGCCAACCGGACCCTATCGCTTCTGCAGCAGGCCTTCGACCAAGCCGAGCGCTGGGGATGGCGGCCCCAGCACACGAATCCAGCGCTACACATCGATCGATATCCGGAAGAGCGCCGTGGTGCGAAAAAGGAGGTCATGCTCGATGCCGAGCAGATGGCCGAGCTCCTGAAGGCCATTGAAGCCGAAGAGCAGGCCGGCGGCAACCCCACCGCCTGCGCCGCCATCCGAGTCGTCTTCTGGACCGGCTGGCGGATCGGTGAAGTACTGCGGCTCGAGTGGGAAAACCTCGACATGGAAGGCGGCGTCGCCAAGCTACTGAAAACCAAGGCTGCGGAAGAGGAGTACAGGCAGCTCCCGACCGAGGCGCTCGCGGTCCTTGAGCAGTTATCTCAAGAAGCCCACTCCCGATGGGTGTTCCCCGGTCGCAACCCAGAGGAGCACCTCGAGAGCGTCCGGAAGCCCTGGTCGAAGATCCGCAAGCGCGCCGGCCTTGACCATCTCGATGGCCTTGGACCGCTCCGCCTCCACGACCTGCGGCACAATGTCGTCAGCTGGGATGTCTCTCGAGGGGTTCCTCTCGAGATCGCCGGCAAGAACGTCGGCCACCGCTCCCGGCGCTCCACCGAGGTCTACGCCCACTTCGCGCCGGATGCCCTCAAGCGAGCCGCCGACGATCGTACACGAGCGATGCGGACGGCTGTTGAGGCGAGCACCCACGGCGGAGACACCCGATCCGAATGA
- a CDS encoding cytochrome c — translation MDRRSLGKGLGEMAALGFLALLAIGCGDSGPSAERIAAGRELYLTTCAVCHGPDAKGIMTLGKDLHDNEFVKSLSDDELVAFLAEGRPATHPLNQRHVAMPPRGGNPSLSDEELGLIADYLRSIQPGSL, via the coding sequence ATGGATCGCCGGAGCCTGGGAAAGGGCCTTGGCGAAATGGCGGCTCTCGGCTTCTTGGCGCTTCTCGCGATCGGATGCGGCGACAGCGGCCCTTCGGCAGAGCGGATCGCTGCCGGACGGGAGCTCTATCTGACGACTTGTGCCGTCTGCCACGGCCCCGACGCCAAAGGAATAATGACGCTGGGCAAGGACCTGCACGACAACGAGTTCGTCAAGAGCCTGAGCGATGACGAGTTGGTCGCTTTCCTCGCCGAAGGCCGGCCGGCCACGCACCCGCTCAACCAGCGCCACGTCGCCATGCCTCCCCGAGGCGGCAACCCGTCGCTTTCCGACGAGGAACTGGGCTTGATCGCAGACTATCTGAGGTCGATCCAGCCGGGATCGCTCTAG
- a CDS encoding TlpA family protein disulfide reductase, whose amino-acid sequence MRPAPLHAVFLALFLLLTSDGGALDAEQVAEEGQPPPLFSLPDENGVVHNLESFLGTPTVLYFTHNMCHYCTQIIGFLKRTRPLYSEEELAIVTINVWADGEKLIRRYKEQFGLPFPMLAGKNPQLLRDYEVNYVPIVVFLDRDGRIHRIFHHYILAADFDRSVKEIVEGAQAQLPNE is encoded by the coding sequence GTGAGGCCCGCGCCGCTTCACGCGGTATTCCTGGCGCTGTTTCTCCTGCTGACTTCGGACGGCGGAGCGCTGGACGCGGAGCAGGTGGCCGAGGAGGGCCAGCCTCCGCCCTTGTTCTCGCTGCCCGATGAGAACGGCGTCGTGCACAACCTGGAGAGTTTTCTGGGGACTCCCACGGTGCTCTATTTCACGCACAACATGTGTCACTACTGCACCCAGATCATCGGGTTCCTGAAGCGCACCCGACCCCTCTACAGCGAAGAAGAGCTGGCGATCGTCACCATCAACGTCTGGGCCGATGGGGAGAAGCTGATCCGGCGCTACAAGGAGCAGTTCGGATTGCCCTTCCCGATGCTCGCCGGCAAGAATCCACAGCTCCTGCGCGACTATGAAGTCAACTACGTTCCCATCGTCGTGTTCCTCGATCGGGACGGTCGGATCCACCGTATCTTCCATCACTACATCCTGGCGGCGGACTTCGATAGGAGCGTGAAAGAGATCGTCGAGGGCGCCCAGGCGCAGCTGCCGAACGAATGA
- a CDS encoding transglutaminase domain-containing protein — protein sequence MSYTLPPRWADRFSRRSFLRLAGGGAAGLALGGLGASGGRPALAGPLPISQLSRMVFDVSYRTRVMDLPSDAEEVHVWMPLPPSDYAQKISDFSLTCPLPFEITRDEIYGNRMAHIVSEPRPFEVEARYRVTRERVGAEQLVLAPESAEKYLTLTPRVRVTSEVESFAHTTIGESREPREIGQRAFDAIVDLLSYDKTIPGCGTGDTAWVMRHKRGKCDDYHALFMAVMISRDVPVRWEQGFPLAAPSGDQEQAGSLAGDCTGAHCWASFYAPPQGWIPVDISEADKAEAGGDFFFGQLSPNRFKVSEGRQVTLNPAQGGDPLNTFAFAYAEADGIPLIYGANYENEIKYWIREVEQG from the coding sequence GTGTCCTACACACTGCCTCCGCGCTGGGCTGACCGATTCAGCCGCAGATCTTTCCTGCGACTCGCCGGCGGCGGCGCGGCGGGGCTGGCTCTCGGCGGCCTCGGTGCCAGCGGCGGACGGCCCGCCTTAGCCGGGCCACTCCCCATCTCGCAGCTCAGTCGAATGGTCTTCGACGTCAGCTACCGGACTCGGGTGATGGATCTGCCCAGCGACGCGGAGGAGGTGCACGTTTGGATGCCCCTGCCACCCTCCGACTACGCCCAGAAGATCAGCGACTTTTCGCTGACTTGTCCGCTGCCCTTCGAGATCACCCGGGACGAGATCTACGGCAATCGGATGGCCCATATCGTGAGCGAGCCCAGACCGTTCGAGGTCGAGGCTCGCTACCGCGTCACCAGGGAGCGGGTCGGCGCCGAGCAACTGGTGCTCGCTCCCGAATCGGCTGAAAAGTATCTGACGCTGACGCCACGGGTGCGAGTCACCAGCGAAGTCGAGAGTTTTGCCCACACCACCATTGGAGAAAGCCGGGAACCGAGAGAGATCGGTCAGCGAGCCTTCGACGCCATCGTGGATCTGCTCTCCTACGACAAGACGATCCCGGGCTGCGGCACCGGAGATACCGCCTGGGTGATGCGCCATAAGCGGGGCAAGTGCGACGACTACCATGCGCTCTTCATGGCGGTGATGATCTCCCGCGACGTCCCGGTGCGCTGGGAGCAGGGTTTTCCGCTCGCCGCCCCGAGCGGCGATCAGGAGCAGGCCGGCTCGCTGGCCGGAGACTGCACAGGCGCGCACTGCTGGGCCAGCTTCTACGCTCCGCCGCAGGGTTGGATCCCGGTCGACATTTCCGAGGCCGACAAGGCGGAAGCCGGAGGCGACTTCTTTTTCGGTCAGCTGTCGCCGAACCGTTTCAAGGTCTCCGAAGGGCGCCAGGTGACGCTCAATCCGGCCCAGGGTGGTGATCCCCTCAACACCTTCGCGTTCGCGTATGCCGAAGCCGACGGCATCCCGCTCATCTACGGCGCCAACTACGAGAACGAGATCAAGTACTGGATCAGAGAGGTGGAGCAGGGGTGA
- a CDS encoding SCO family protein: MKPVRHFPFGRGAVPLLLVLTWLGGAVLSAAQELPKFQLHNWDGGAVSNDSLEGATTIVAFTYAKCVFACPMITFQLRDLDRKLDSPPGIRYLHISVNPAEDTAEEILLHFGKHKIDPREDQRWMFVNGPPDGLAEMLAELGIEVRRIPVEGGYLIKHTILVLVVGPDGTTLESFETYNWDQEELLSVLHTASALG; this comes from the coding sequence GTGAAGCCGGTCCGGCACTTCCCCTTCGGTCGGGGGGCCGTGCCACTGCTCCTGGTGCTGACCTGGCTCGGCGGAGCGGTGTTGAGCGCGGCCCAGGAACTGCCCAAGTTCCAGCTTCACAACTGGGACGGCGGGGCGGTGTCGAACGACTCTCTCGAGGGTGCGACGACCATCGTGGCCTTTACCTACGCCAAGTGCGTCTTCGCCTGCCCGATGATCACCTTTCAGCTCCGCGACCTGGACCGAAAGCTCGATAGCCCACCGGGCATCCGGTACCTTCACATCTCGGTCAACCCGGCCGAAGACACCGCCGAAGAGATCCTGCTTCATTTCGGCAAGCACAAGATCGATCCACGCGAGGATCAAAGATGGATGTTCGTCAACGGGCCACCGGACGGCTTGGCTGAGATGCTGGCGGAGCTGGGGATCGAGGTGAGGCGAATACCGGTCGAGGGCGGCTACCTCATAAAGCACACTATCCTAGTGCTCGTCGTCGGGCCTGACGGAACAACCCTCGAGAGCTTCGAGACCTACAACTGGGACCAAGAGGAGCTGCTGAGTGTCCTACACACTGCCTCCGCGCTGGGCTGA